One window of Chloroflexus aggregans DSM 9485 genomic DNA carries:
- a CDS encoding Flp family type IVb pilin, whose translation MLRSFFAKEEGQGLVEYALILVLIAVVVIGALTALGTNISGLFSQLADTIQP comes from the coding sequence ATGCTTCGCAGCTTCTTCGCCAAGGAAGAGGGCCAGGGTCTGGTGGAGTACGCACTCATCCTCGTTCTGATCGCCGTCGTCGTGATCGGCGCTCTGACCGCCCTGGGCACCAACATCAGTGGCCTGTTCTCCCAGCTCGCTGACACCATCCAGCCGTAA
- a CDS encoding MFS transporter: protein MAEQRKWWALAAVGSGVLVSTIDGSIVNIALNTLVQAFQSNLNVVEWVVLGYLLTLACTLLIMGRLGDMYGKRRIYLIGFTLFTVASLLCATAPSIWALIGFRVLQGIGAAMVQAVGPALLVTAFPPSQRGMALGAIGSFVAAGILIGPALGGILLRYVGWEAIFFVNLPIGVLGWWLVLRSIPPDRPARPGQRFDLVGAGLMAFALFCLLLGLTEGPLWGWDDVRVIGLFGTAFVGGVVFVVWEWFTPQPMLNLRIFRRLAFSLNLLASFVLFLGISFNLLLTPLFFQLVYQFDLQRTGFMLMALPIALSLTSPLSGRLSDRFGPRGLTITGLVTAAIALMGLSMSTITTPSAQTLAFLVLLGVGVGLFQSPNNSTILGNAPPEALGVASGLLAVVRTVGQTGGIALAGAIWASQIFALNGGPITPITAAPPLILAGGYDVAMRVAALLALIAIVPSLAGGRALQRQLAAAGRPVAD from the coding sequence GTGGCAGAACAACGGAAATGGTGGGCGCTGGCAGCGGTTGGAAGTGGTGTGTTGGTTTCGACCATTGATGGCTCGATTGTCAATATTGCTCTCAACACGCTGGTGCAAGCGTTTCAAAGTAACTTGAATGTGGTCGAGTGGGTGGTGCTCGGTTACCTGCTAACACTCGCTTGCACCCTCTTGATTATGGGGCGCTTGGGCGATATGTACGGTAAGCGCCGGATCTACCTGATCGGGTTTACTCTCTTTACCGTCGCCTCGTTGCTCTGTGCGACGGCACCGTCGATTTGGGCGCTGATCGGGTTCCGGGTGTTGCAAGGTATTGGCGCGGCGATGGTGCAAGCGGTGGGGCCGGCGCTACTGGTGACGGCCTTTCCACCATCGCAACGCGGGATGGCGCTTGGTGCAATTGGTTCGTTTGTGGCTGCCGGCATCCTGATCGGCCCCGCTTTGGGTGGTATTCTCTTGCGCTACGTTGGCTGGGAGGCGATCTTTTTTGTCAATCTACCGATTGGTGTGCTTGGTTGGTGGCTTGTCCTGCGCTCGATACCCCCCGATCGACCGGCGCGTCCCGGTCAACGCTTCGATCTAGTTGGGGCCGGATTGATGGCGTTTGCGCTGTTTTGCTTGCTGCTCGGTCTGACGGAGGGGCCGTTGTGGGGTTGGGATGACGTGCGAGTAATCGGGTTGTTCGGGACGGCATTCGTGGGCGGTGTGGTGTTTGTGGTGTGGGAATGGTTTACCCCACAGCCTATGCTCAATCTGCGCATCTTCCGGCGGTTGGCCTTTTCGCTGAATCTGCTCGCGTCATTCGTGCTCTTTCTCGGCATCTCCTTTAATCTGTTGCTGACTCCGCTCTTCTTTCAGTTGGTCTACCAATTCGATCTGCAACGCACCGGCTTTATGCTGATGGCCCTGCCGATAGCGCTTTCGTTAACGTCGCCACTCAGTGGTCGGTTGTCGGATCGGTTTGGTCCACGTGGATTGACAATCACCGGTTTGGTAACTGCGGCAATAGCTCTGATGGGCTTGAGTATGAGTACCATCACGACACCGTCGGCTCAAACGTTGGCGTTTCTGGTTCTGTTAGGTGTTGGGGTAGGCCTCTTTCAAAGCCCAAACAATAGCACGATTCTGGGCAATGCTCCGCCTGAAGCGCTGGGTGTGGCGAGCGGGTTGTTGGCGGTGGTGCGGACAGTAGGGCAGACCGGTGGGATCGCGCTGGCCGGCGCGATCTGGGCGTCGCAGATTTTTGCCTTGAACGGCGGCCCGATTACGCCGATTACCGCAGCGCCGCCGCTGATCTTGGCCGGCGGCTATGATGTAGCGATGCGCGTGGCAGCGCTGTTGGCGCTGATTGCGATCGTGCCTTCGTTGGCCGGCGGGCGGGCGTTGCAACGCCAGCTTGCTGCCGCCGGGAGACCGGTGGCTGATTGA
- a CDS encoding flagellar hook assembly protein FlgD, with product MKVLAWRFARPLMLFVGMGLFWLGLIGLSGCAAAPLLGEVTASAERYEPGAGAPLAISYEIGRAALVDIYVLDAAGQRYDLRRAQPRAAASDPYVLRFDGSVPTNDPHVLRRLLPPGQYTLVVAAQAIDGNASAERRLPLKIEGAAIEPPVIENLMVWPPVISPNADAIDDVAEFTYRLPVSATVNIEVTAPNGEVIPVVTREEEGPYEQRHVWNGKRPNGSLLEAGVYTYTVRAEDAFGNVVQRQGQITLADVGQPEARIVYSMIAPQRVMLGEVITVTIWVRNTGTVPIRTYGPPSGYEYTTDEVFSSVENGAYAAQAGGFWRVGMDWDANSGGGPKRYPYRWSISPRPPEEWAQPFVEDFLYPGEEAEIIGRVRILQRETRMGFYVGLIQDGVGFFQDRTGRTIIDVGF from the coding sequence ATGAAGGTTCTTGCGTGGCGATTCGCGCGCCCGCTGATGCTATTCGTGGGTATGGGGTTGTTTTGGCTGGGGTTGATCGGTCTGAGTGGATGCGCCGCCGCACCATTACTGGGCGAAGTGACGGCGAGCGCCGAGCGGTATGAGCCGGGGGCGGGGGCACCACTAGCCATCAGTTATGAGATTGGCCGGGCGGCGCTGGTTGATATCTATGTGCTTGATGCTGCCGGCCAGCGCTACGATCTGCGCCGGGCACAGCCGCGGGCTGCGGCCAGTGATCCGTATGTGTTGCGGTTTGATGGCAGTGTACCGACCAATGATCCGCACGTCTTGCGGCGTCTGCTCCCACCCGGCCAGTATACACTTGTTGTCGCAGCGCAGGCTATCGATGGTAATGCGAGTGCTGAACGCCGCTTACCGTTGAAAATTGAGGGGGCCGCCATCGAACCGCCGGTGATCGAGAATCTGATGGTCTGGCCGCCGGTCATTTCACCGAATGCCGATGCTATTGATGATGTAGCTGAATTTACTTATCGCTTGCCGGTCAGCGCTACAGTGAATATCGAGGTCACTGCACCGAACGGCGAGGTGATCCCGGTGGTTACCCGCGAGGAAGAAGGGCCTTACGAGCAGCGTCATGTGTGGAATGGTAAACGACCAAACGGTTCGCTCCTCGAGGCCGGTGTTTATACGTATACCGTGCGAGCTGAAGATGCGTTTGGGAATGTGGTGCAGCGGCAAGGTCAAATCACCCTCGCCGATGTTGGCCAACCCGAAGCACGGATTGTCTATTCAATGATTGCCCCGCAGCGGGTGATGTTGGGCGAGGTGATTACGGTTACGATCTGGGTACGTAACACCGGCACCGTGCCGATTCGCACCTATGGCCCACCGAGCGGGTATGAATACACAACCGATGAAGTCTTTTCTTCGGTGGAAAATGGCGCTTACGCGGCGCAAGCCGGTGGGTTCTGGCGCGTTGGCATGGATTGGGATGCCAACAGTGGTGGCGGGCCAAAGCGCTACCCGTACCGCTGGTCAATTTCGCCGCGCCCGCCCGAAGAGTGGGCACAACCGTTCGTTGAAGATTTTCTCTACCCCGGTGAAGAGGCGGAAATTATCGGGCGCGTGCGGATTTTGCAGCGTGAAACACGGATGGGTTTCTATGTTGGTCTTATCCAAGATGGGGTAGGCTTCTTTCAAGATCGCACCGGTCGCACAATTATCGATGTCGGATTTTAG
- a CDS encoding PAS domain-containing protein, whose product MTADNQQILRELNDLRHRYAMLVRALRLMIYDYDVATGAIMWSGETEQVCGRAIQELDGGLAQWEELIHPDDRERALTLLSEAEANLREYDIEYRFQHKNGSYVWILDRGYFLAGPDGKAVRMVGMMQNISKIKAIEFERLQMQEEVIAAQERALRELSTPLVPISERAVALPLVGSIDQRRANLIIETLLEGVSNRGTEVVIIDITGVNTVDTFIADALIRAARAVRLLGAHVILTGISPEVAQTVVSLGADLSVFETRATLQDGIALVMNNQIAPAPRRNDNPINPPMRRRKE is encoded by the coding sequence ATGACAGCAGACAACCAGCAGATCCTCCGTGAACTCAACGATCTGCGCCATCGTTACGCTATGCTTGTGCGCGCGTTGCGGCTTATGATTTACGACTACGATGTCGCGACCGGCGCGATCATGTGGAGCGGCGAGACTGAACAAGTCTGTGGGCGCGCAATCCAAGAACTCGACGGCGGGCTGGCTCAATGGGAAGAGCTGATCCATCCCGATGACCGCGAACGGGCCTTAACGCTACTCAGCGAGGCAGAGGCCAACCTGCGCGAGTATGACATCGAGTATCGCTTCCAACATAAAAACGGCTCGTATGTCTGGATCCTCGACCGTGGCTATTTCCTCGCCGGTCCTGACGGCAAAGCGGTACGGATGGTCGGGATGATGCAAAATATTAGCAAGATTAAGGCAATTGAATTTGAACGCCTGCAAATGCAGGAAGAGGTTATTGCTGCTCAAGAACGCGCTTTACGCGAACTGAGCACACCTTTAGTACCGATCAGTGAGCGAGCGGTTGCGCTACCACTCGTCGGGTCTATCGATCAGCGGCGGGCCAACTTGATCATCGAGACGTTGTTGGAAGGAGTGTCGAATCGCGGCACCGAGGTGGTGATTATCGATATTACCGGTGTGAATACGGTTGATACGTTTATCGCCGATGCTCTGATCCGAGCAGCGCGGGCAGTACGGCTGCTCGGGGCGCATGTGATCTTGACCGGGATTAGCCCTGAAGTCGCGCAGACGGTGGTGAGTCTCGGCGCCGATCTGAGCGTATTTGAGACGAGAGCAACGCTGCAAGATGGGATCGCACTGGTGATGAACAATCAGATCGCTCCTGCTCCTCGACGCAACGATAATCCGATCAACCCGCCGATGCGCAGACGCAAAGAGTGA
- a CDS encoding DUF92 domain-containing protein, translating to MIDLVQIGLGFVLSIAIGGVAFARRSLSESGWVGAVLVGTLTFGFGGWPWGLTLIVFFVTSSVLSHYKESIKERRAAEKFSKGGRRDFFQTIANGGLGALCAVAYALSGQPWWLLAAFVGLMATVTADTWATELGVLSPHQPRLITTGQPVPPGTSGGVTLMGTSAAAAGGLLIGMTMFLLNLLVAQDSSPPWWMIIAGVIGGLGGALFDSLLGATVQAIYVYPDGRETERRIARDGTPNRFLRGWRWMDNDLVNLISSLGGALIAVVIALIAGGAR from the coding sequence ATGATCGACCTTGTACAGATCGGCCTCGGGTTTGTGCTCAGTATCGCTATCGGTGGTGTGGCATTTGCCCGTCGTTCCCTGAGCGAAAGTGGTTGGGTAGGGGCTGTGTTAGTGGGTACGCTAACATTTGGTTTTGGGGGCTGGCCGTGGGGATTGACCCTAATCGTGTTTTTTGTGACGAGTAGTGTCCTATCGCACTACAAAGAATCGATTAAAGAGCGGCGGGCTGCTGAGAAGTTTTCCAAAGGTGGCCGACGTGATTTCTTCCAGACCATCGCCAACGGCGGACTCGGCGCACTCTGTGCTGTGGCATATGCACTGAGCGGTCAGCCGTGGTGGTTATTGGCCGCCTTTGTTGGGCTGATGGCTACCGTTACCGCCGATACATGGGCTACCGAGTTAGGTGTGCTGAGTCCTCATCAGCCACGTTTGATTACCACCGGCCAACCGGTGCCACCGGGCACATCGGGTGGCGTGACGCTCATGGGTACCTCAGCCGCAGCAGCCGGCGGGTTGTTGATCGGGATGACGATGTTTCTGCTCAATCTTCTGGTCGCGCAGGATAGCTCTCCGCCATGGTGGATGATCATCGCCGGCGTCATCGGTGGTTTGGGCGGTGCCTTGTTCGATAGTCTGCTCGGCGCAACGGTACAGGCGATTTACGTCTATCCTGACGGACGGGAAACCGAGCGCCGCATTGCCCGTGATGGCACACCCAATCGCTTTTTGCGCGGCTGGCGCTGGATGGATAACGATCTGGTGAACTTGATCAGCTCATTGGGGGGGGCGCTTATCGCCGTTGTGATTGCACTGATTGCTGGGGGAGCGCGGTAG
- the rsfS gene encoding ribosome silencing factor, with the protein MTIEIAMIARRIVELVEDKQAHDIVLLDIRPQTTIADYFIICTADNDRQMRAIIDHIDEKISTEHGLNPRIEGSADTGWIVLDYRDIVVHIFSQSQREYYRLERLWSKAMPVVVVQ; encoded by the coding sequence ATGACTATCGAGATCGCAATGATTGCCCGCCGTATCGTCGAGTTGGTCGAAGACAAGCAGGCTCATGACATTGTCCTGCTCGACATTCGTCCGCAGACGACCATTGCCGACTATTTTATTATTTGTACTGCCGACAATGATCGGCAAATGCGTGCGATTATCGACCACATCGACGAGAAGATTTCAACCGAGCATGGGTTAAACCCACGCATCGAAGGCAGCGCCGACACCGGCTGGATTGTACTCGACTATCGCGACATCGTGGTACACATCTTCAGTCAGAGCCAGCGTGAGTACTACCGGCTCGAACGTCTTTGGAGTAAGGCAATGCCGGTAGTTGTCGTCCAGTGA
- a CDS encoding FHA domain-containing protein yields the protein MGRALTLIGVSGSCTGQQIVVNRRSMVIGSTRQCDIVIYDRQILDRHAEIAQTLDRWFITPLDTNALVALNGRRINGRQRLQHGDLLSIGSVAFKVADY from the coding sequence ATGGGACGCGCATTGACCCTCATTGGCGTATCCGGTTCATGTACCGGACAACAGATCGTCGTCAATCGGCGTAGTATGGTGATCGGAAGTACTCGTCAGTGTGATATTGTGATCTATGACCGGCAGATACTTGATCGTCATGCCGAGATTGCCCAAACTCTTGACCGCTGGTTCATCACTCCGCTCGACACGAACGCGCTGGTTGCCCTCAACGGCCGGCGGATTAACGGTCGGCAACGCTTACAGCACGGGGATCTGCTCTCAATCGGTAGTGTTGCCTTTAAGGTAGCCGATTATTAA
- a CDS encoding macro domain-containing protein — protein sequence MTDLPALQIGQARIELCEGDIVTQSVDAIVNAANEQLRQGGGVCGAIFRAAGAADLQRACDAVAPCPTGEARITPGFALPARYVIHAVGPIFDSYSPTEADRLLVSAYRASLALARQYGVRSIAFPSIATGIYGFPVERAAPLVIRTLVDELRVHQSPALVRMVLWRDTFPVYRAALAQIAATS from the coding sequence ATGACCGATCTTCCGGCACTTCAGATTGGTCAGGCCCGGATCGAGCTTTGCGAGGGTGATATTGTGACCCAATCAGTGGATGCGATTGTCAATGCAGCGAACGAGCAGTTGCGCCAGGGTGGTGGTGTATGCGGTGCGATCTTCCGCGCCGCCGGTGCAGCAGATCTGCAACGGGCGTGCGACGCTGTGGCTCCTTGTCCAACCGGCGAAGCGCGGATTACGCCCGGTTTTGCCTTACCGGCTCGGTACGTCATCCACGCTGTAGGTCCGATCTTTGATAGCTACTCGCCGACTGAAGCCGACCGGTTGTTGGTCAGCGCTTATCGAGCGAGTCTGGCGCTAGCCCGTCAGTATGGAGTACGTAGCATTGCTTTTCCGAGCATCGCCACCGGTATTTATGGCTTTCCGGTCGAGCGAGCGGCTCCACTAGTGATACGTACATTGGTCGATGAACTTCGTGTGCATCAGTCACCGGCATTGGTGCGGATGGTGTTGTGGCGAGATACGTTTCCGGTGTATCGCGCAGCATTGGCACAGATTGCGGCGACAAGCTAG
- a CDS encoding NYN domain-containing protein: MPSLLSSFLIQRCIPPVRNLLMAIYARRLATTGATAPRSTTAPRRIALLIDGENCAATYADQVMEMADKQGILVTRRVYANWSVSAHQKWIEAVARYDLRPIYYAGIAPGKSTIDMVLTIDAMDLHYRQVCDDFCLVTGDGDYAPLVKRLRAGGANVIVIGTEQTATVLKEVCSTFIPLAKPNTGTSSVPPSVVTEREQTTQSSNTPAPTPISAIESTTTVRSSSPTTSAVTNGDSPIPQPTAQSTNQPQLNSQVVITRPLRDAVKLLQRILTESAQTAPGEWVSGSAIGSRLRAIDPSFDHRFYGYQNLSKLLDACVVEAKEMFEIRRRDNGNIDIRLKPSNSKSANETGQAAG; encoded by the coding sequence ATGCCGTCACTGCTATCATCATTCTTAATCCAACGATGCATTCCACCGGTCAGAAACCTGCTGATGGCAATCTACGCACGTCGCCTTGCTACTACCGGAGCCACCGCACCCCGATCAACTACCGCACCTCGCCGCATTGCCCTCTTGATCGATGGTGAAAACTGTGCTGCCACTTACGCCGACCAAGTGATGGAAATGGCTGACAAGCAAGGCATATTGGTCACACGCCGTGTCTACGCCAACTGGTCAGTCTCTGCCCACCAAAAATGGATTGAAGCAGTCGCACGCTACGATTTGCGTCCGATTTACTATGCAGGGATAGCTCCGGGTAAAAGTACCATCGACATGGTACTGACTATTGATGCAATGGATCTGCATTACCGGCAAGTGTGCGATGATTTCTGTTTAGTAACCGGTGACGGCGACTATGCGCCGCTGGTCAAACGACTCCGAGCCGGCGGCGCTAACGTGATTGTGATAGGGACGGAACAGACGGCAACCGTCTTGAAAGAGGTATGCAGTACGTTCATCCCCTTGGCGAAACCCAACACCGGCACATCATCTGTTCCTCCGTCCGTTGTCACGGAAAGAGAGCAAACCACCCAAAGTTCTAACACGCCTGCACCGACCCCCATCAGCGCAATCGAATCGACAACTACAGTGAGGAGCAGTTCACCAACAACCTCAGCAGTTACCAACGGCGATTCACCCATTCCCCAACCAACGGCCCAGTCCACCAACCAACCTCAACTCAATAGCCAGGTGGTGATAACGAGACCGCTACGCGATGCCGTGAAACTCCTCCAACGCATACTGACCGAATCGGCGCAAACTGCTCCCGGTGAATGGGTTAGTGGGAGCGCCATCGGTTCACGCCTCCGTGCTATCGATCCCAGTTTTGACCACCGATTCTACGGTTATCAGAACCTATCGAAATTATTGGACGCTTGTGTTGTAGAAGCAAAAGAGATGTTTGAGATACGCAGGCGCGACAATGGAAATATTGACATCCGCCTCAAACCGAGCAATTCTAAGTCGGCTAACGAGACAGGACAAGCAGCCGGATGA
- a CDS encoding PspC domain-containing protein yields the protein MQTRLTRSSTDKMIGGICGGLARYFSVDPVIVRLIFVLVFFINGISLPIYLVLWIIMPKDTPPQHPSFTSGVTPQPQEMFVGQGQVSGQARVGYAPNPGYRFDPLTGQPIEGPATGETVQLGPATPRRRNWSLLGMILIGVGGIIILEQMGVNLSLLFPVLMIIAGFVLLRRAR from the coding sequence ATGCAGACTCGACTAACGCGCAGCAGCACCGATAAAATGATCGGCGGCATTTGTGGTGGATTAGCCCGCTACTTTAGCGTCGATCCGGTTATCGTCCGCCTCATCTTTGTATTGGTCTTTTTCATCAACGGCATTAGTTTGCCGATCTATCTGGTGTTATGGATCATTATGCCGAAGGATACCCCGCCGCAACATCCATCCTTCACGTCAGGGGTAACGCCGCAGCCGCAAGAGATGTTTGTCGGTCAGGGCCAGGTGAGTGGGCAAGCACGAGTAGGCTATGCCCCTAATCCCGGCTATCGGTTTGATCCGCTCACCGGTCAACCGATCGAAGGACCGGCCACCGGCGAGACGGTGCAATTAGGACCGGCGACACCGCGCCGACGCAATTGGAGCTTATTGGGAATGATTCTGATCGGAGTGGGCGGGATCATTATCCTCGAGCAAATGGGGGTTAATCTCTCGTTACTCTTCCCGGTGTTGATGATTATTGCGGGTTTCGTACTCTTGCGACGGGCACGGTAG
- a CDS encoding NAD-dependent epimerase/dehydratase family protein — MADRVLITGGAGFLGINLARYLLARGYIVRSLDIAPFDYPERNQIEEHTGDIRDRAAVDRAMQGVRFVVHTAAALPLYSPADIFSTDIDGTRNVLESARDHGVERVVHISSTAVYGIPDHHPLVETDPLSGVGPYGEAKVKAEELCLEFRKAGMCVPILRPKSFVGPERLGIFAMLYDWAMEGHNFPLPGNGKNRYQLLDVEDLCEAIVLCLTLDRDRVNDTFNIGAKEFTTIKEDFQAVLDAAGYGKRIITFPAKPMVWALAILEKLKLSPVYKWAYGTVTEDSFVSVEKAERVLGFTPKYSNKQALVRNYQWYVANAKKFGQQTGVSHRVPWSQGILRLAKLFF; from the coding sequence ATGGCTGACCGTGTGTTAATTACCGGTGGTGCCGGATTTCTCGGCATTAATTTAGCGCGTTATTTGTTGGCGCGCGGCTATATCGTGCGTTCACTCGATATTGCGCCTTTCGACTACCCTGAGCGGAATCAAATTGAAGAGCATACCGGCGATATTCGTGATCGGGCTGCCGTTGATCGGGCAATGCAAGGGGTGAGGTTTGTTGTCCATACAGCGGCTGCACTTCCGCTCTATTCACCGGCCGACATCTTCTCGACCGATATTGATGGGACACGCAACGTCCTCGAATCGGCCCGTGATCACGGCGTCGAGCGGGTAGTCCATATTTCGTCAACGGCAGTGTACGGTATTCCCGACCATCACCCGCTGGTAGAAACCGACCCGCTCAGTGGCGTGGGTCCGTATGGTGAGGCTAAAGTCAAAGCTGAGGAGCTATGTCTCGAATTCCGCAAGGCCGGGATGTGTGTACCGATCTTGCGACCCAAGTCGTTTGTCGGCCCTGAGCGACTCGGTATTTTTGCGATGCTGTACGATTGGGCAATGGAAGGACACAACTTCCCGTTGCCCGGAAACGGCAAGAATCGCTACCAGTTGCTCGATGTCGAAGACCTCTGTGAAGCAATCGTGCTCTGTCTGACGCTCGATCGCGATCGGGTCAATGACACCTTCAACATCGGCGCGAAAGAGTTTACCACGATCAAAGAGGATTTTCAGGCGGTACTCGATGCAGCCGGCTATGGCAAGCGCATTATCACCTTCCCGGCCAAGCCGATGGTGTGGGCACTGGCGATCCTCGAAAAACTGAAGCTGTCGCCGGTCTACAAGTGGGCGTATGGTACCGTCACCGAAGATTCGTTTGTGTCGGTCGAAAAGGCCGAGCGAGTGTTAGGCTTTACGCCCAAGTATTCCAACAAACAGGCACTGGTCCGCAACTATCAGTGGTATGTTGCAAACGCCAAGAAATTCGGTCAGCAGACCGGTGTCTCGCACCGAGTGCCGTGGAGTCAAGGGATTTTGCGGCTGGCGAAGCTATTCTTCTAA
- a CDS encoding SDR family NAD(P)-dependent oxidoreductase codes for MDLAGKVAIVTGGTGGLGVAVVERLLGAGATVITPYVDEMAFARLHECCPTAIGLRVDLTDEAATKAAYDTVATTHGGIDILINAAGGFAGGQPVHQTSWSLWQAQLDINLKTAVISCAAAIPHLINRGGGAIVNVSSRTATQPGANLAAYAAAKRAVLQLTEALAAELLPHNITVNAVLPSVIDTPANRAAMPNADRARWVKPEEIAAVIHFLVGPTARIISGAAIPVYGKA; via the coding sequence ATGGATCTGGCAGGAAAAGTGGCGATTGTCACCGGTGGCACTGGCGGGTTGGGAGTTGCAGTGGTGGAACGGCTGCTTGGCGCCGGCGCAACCGTAATCACGCCGTATGTTGATGAGATGGCCTTCGCGCGGCTGCATGAGTGTTGCCCCACCGCCATCGGCTTGCGTGTCGATCTAACCGATGAAGCGGCAACGAAAGCAGCCTACGATACCGTTGCTACGACGCATGGCGGGATTGACATCTTGATCAACGCTGCCGGCGGCTTTGCCGGGGGGCAACCGGTTCATCAAACATCGTGGTCTCTCTGGCAAGCTCAACTCGATATTAACCTCAAGACGGCGGTCATCTCATGTGCAGCGGCCATTCCCCATCTGATCAACCGCGGTGGGGGCGCGATTGTCAACGTCAGTAGCCGTACCGCTACCCAACCCGGCGCCAATCTCGCTGCTTACGCCGCTGCCAAACGGGCCGTTTTACAACTCACCGAAGCACTTGCCGCCGAGCTACTCCCGCACAACATCACGGTAAACGCCGTGCTCCCCAGCGTCATCGATACTCCGGCCAATCGCGCTGCTATGCCTAACGCCGACCGTGCGCGCTGGGTCAAACCGGAAGAGATCGCGGCTGTGATACATTTTCTGGTCGGCCCTACTGCTCGTATCATTAGTGGTGCCGCAATTCCGGTGTATGGGAAGGCATAG
- a CDS encoding DUF190 domain-containing protein, whose product MAEPTVQRVRIYLNGEDSADGQPLYKVVVDELRQSGATGVTVLQALTGFGPRRQMLPNAMRQPVVIEWVDNAVRIQRLLPLLNRLIGDALVTIEPVAIVQGVLRPAGPFSAAQLVSDLMQADAPVIDATAPLLDVLEPFITGRVEVLAVVENDTVIGTISLRELVWRAGLRVPPYLLSMLEPAERAAVLAPLQALTAGAITNREIRGVHTTMPITQALTRMIEWGYNQIPVLDPLGRLAGVFGQHEVLQAVAHRSESEEATGLELQVGMVMQAATARATLGQSLATALALLITTPGQSLFVVDGDRRVVGVLRLSKVLSNLQDDERTSLLTALQSTQRVQPTALPGARRTIDAFLEPPPPVLAINTSLGVAARQLLTMNTERLPVVDSEGRLSGIIARGALVRALLQHE is encoded by the coding sequence ATGGCCGAACCAACGGTGCAACGGGTACGCATCTATTTAAATGGTGAAGATAGCGCAGACGGTCAACCGCTCTATAAAGTGGTAGTAGACGAATTGCGTCAGAGTGGTGCGACCGGTGTGACGGTTCTGCAGGCTTTGACCGGCTTCGGACCACGTCGGCAGATGTTACCCAACGCGATGCGGCAGCCGGTCGTAATCGAGTGGGTTGACAATGCCGTTCGTATCCAACGATTACTGCCGTTGCTGAACCGCTTGATCGGTGATGCGCTGGTAACGATCGAGCCGGTAGCCATTGTGCAGGGTGTACTGCGTCCGGCCGGTCCGTTCAGTGCCGCCCAATTAGTCTCCGATCTGATGCAAGCAGACGCACCGGTGATTGACGCCACTGCACCACTCCTCGATGTCCTCGAACCGTTTATCACCGGTCGGGTGGAAGTATTGGCAGTAGTTGAGAATGATACCGTCATCGGCACTATCTCGCTGCGTGAATTAGTGTGGCGTGCCGGTTTACGGGTACCACCTTACCTGCTGAGTATGCTTGAGCCGGCCGAACGAGCGGCAGTGCTGGCACCGCTACAGGCATTAACTGCCGGTGCGATTACTAATCGTGAGATACGTGGTGTGCATACAACGATGCCGATTACGCAAGCCCTGACCCGTATGATCGAGTGGGGCTACAACCAAATACCGGTGCTCGATCCGCTCGGGCGGTTGGCCGGGGTGTTCGGGCAACACGAGGTGTTGCAGGCAGTAGCGCACCGGTCTGAATCGGAGGAAGCTACCGGTTTGGAACTCCAGGTGGGAATGGTGATGCAAGCGGCAACAGCACGGGCTACGCTTGGTCAATCATTGGCGACAGCACTTGCCTTGCTGATCACAACTCCGGGTCAAAGTTTGTTTGTCGTTGATGGCGATAGGCGTGTTGTGGGTGTCTTGCGGTTAAGTAAGGTACTATCCAATTTGCAAGACGACGAGCGAACGAGCTTACTGACTGCATTGCAAAGCACTCAACGAGTCCAGCCGACAGCGTTGCCTGGGGCACGTCGCACGATCGACGCCTTTCTCGAACCACCACCACCGGTATTGGCGATCAATACCTCGCTCGGAGTTGCCGCTCGTCAGTTACTCACAATGAACACGGAGCGGTTGCCGGTGGTAGACTCAGAAGGGCGACTGTCGGGTATAATCGCACGTGGTGCCCTCGTGCGGGCATTACTACAACACGAATAG